The Podospora pseudocomata strain CBS 415.72m chromosome 3, whole genome shotgun sequence genome window below encodes:
- the URA7 gene encoding CTP synthase ura7 (COG:F; MEROPS:MER0437468; BUSCO:EOG092620EL; EggNog:ENOG503NU1Q) — translation MRVVLVSGASSSGLLLKTAGLKVTAIKIDPYLNVDAGTLGPLEHGECFVLADGGESDLDLGNYERYLDIQLTRDNNITTGKVYQAVIEKERRGDYLGRTVQVVPHIVQQINDTIERVAKIPVDDSGATPDVCIIELGGTIGDLESGPFVEALVQLRHKLVRDPESSFFNIHVSFVPLIHGEEKTKPTQHAIRQLRSSGLVPDLVACRCDASLDDATIKKIAFSCQVDLDQVIGVHDMETIYQVPVLLEEQGLLTLLHKGLQLDKIPLDASRKEEGAKLWDLWKKTIDVPKDLQPVQLALVGKYTSHMDSYLSVVKALEHASMHLKRKLNLINVDSEHLEEAMLKKDPSKYKDAWAVLESVQGIIVPGGFGNRGIEGMIATAKFARQKKIPYLGICLGLQVAVIEAVRDLLSRPNATSEEFDNNAEHKAVIFMPEGSKEKMGGTMRLGTRPTLFQAGTEWSKLRGLYGGVEVTHERHRHRYEVNPDMVDELESKGFHFVARDDVGNRMEAFELKDHPYFVGLQAHPEYRSKVTRPSPPFLGFVASSAGLLDKVLKEIAEEKVVVNGHHF, via the exons ATGCGTGTCGTCCTCGTGAGCGGTG CCTCCTCGTCTGGTCTTCTTCTGAAGACGGCTGGTCTCAAGGTCACG GCCATCAAAATTGACCCCTACCTCAATGTTGATGCCGGCACATTGGGGCCTCTAGA GCACGGCGAGTGCTTCGTGCTtgccgatggtggtgaatCTGATCTCGATCTTGGAAACTATGAGAG ATACCTCGACATCCAACTAACCAgggacaacaacatcacaaCCGGCAAGGTCTACCAAGCCGTCATC gagaaagagagaaggggagaTTACCTTGGCCGGACCGTCCAGGTCGTGCCTCACATCGTCCAGCAGATCAACGACACCATTGAGCGGGTTGCCAAGATCCCAGTCGATGACTCGGGTGCGACGCCAGATGTCTGCATCATTGAGTTGGGTGGTACCATTGGTGATCTCGAGTCTGGGCCTTTCGTAGAGGCCCTGGTGCAGCTGAGACACAAGCTCGTCAGAGATCCCGagtcctccttcttcaacatccacGTCTCCTTCGTTCCACTGATCCACggagaggagaagaccaaacccacccagcACGCCATCAGACAACTCCGGAGCTCTGGTCTGGTGCCAGACCTTGTTGCCTGCCGGTGTGATGCCTCCCTCGACgatgccaccatcaagaagatcgcCTTCAGCTGCCAAGTTGATCTCGACCAGGTCATTGGCGTGCATGACATGGAGACAATCTACCAGGTTCCTGTCCTTCTTGAGGAGCAAGGTCTGCTCACGCTTTTGCACAAGGGTctccagctcgacaagaTTCCTTTGGATGCTAGCAGAAAGGAGGAAGGTGCCAAGCTGTGGGATCTCTGGAAGAAGACCATTGACGTCCCCAAGGATCTCCAGCCAGTTCAGCTTGCATTGGTTGGCAAGTACACCTCCCACATGGACTCCTACTTGTCGGTAGTCAAGGCGCTTGAGCACGCTTCCATGCACCTCAAGCGCAAGCTCAACCTGATCAATGTCGACTCTGAGcatttggaggaggccatgcTCAAGAAGGACCCATCCAAGTACAAGGACGCTTGGGCTGTTCTGGAGAGTGTTCAGGGG ATCATTGTGCCCGGTGGTTTTGGCAACAGAGGCATCGAGGGTATGATTGCGACGGCCAAGTTCGCTCGTCAAAAGAAGATCCCCTATCTCGGTATCTGCCTCGGTCTGCAGGTTGCCGTCATTGAGGCGGTCCGGGATTTGCTCAGCAGGCCCAATGCCACCTCGGAGGAGTTTGACAACAACGCCGAGCACAAGGCTGTCATCTTTATGCCCGAGGGCTCCAAGGA GAAGATGGGTGGTACCATGAGACTTGGCACACGGCCAACTCTCTTCCAGGCCGGCACCGAATGGAGCAAGCTCCGTGGCCTCTacggaggtgttgaggtgaCACACGAGCGTCATAGACATCGTTATGAGGTCAACCCTGACATggttgatgagcttgagAGCAAGGGCTTCCATTTCGTTGCCCGGGACGATGTTGGCAACCGCATGGAGGCATTTGAGCTCAAGGACCACCCATACTTTGTTGGCTTACAGGCCCACCCCGAGTACAGAAGTAAGGTCACTCGGCCATCGCCACCATTCCTGGGCTTCGTGGCATCCAGCGCTGGGCTCTTGGACAAGGTGCTCAAGGAGAttgcggaggagaaggttgtcGTGAACGGGCATCACTTTTAG
- the TFG1 gene encoding transcription factor IIF subunit tfg1 (COG:K; EggNog:ENOG503NXBH), translating to MSAPQQQPPGPPRPPGAAPTFIRRKPNTDPLRARVKPRAKPLHALPPKGKEAKRLVDSSGELDKEIEREYASKVEQLRQQRARHGGWSDQPAGSVQEFPLVLTKKAFREGIRHHVMRLHKQMGGAEVDIDLLNQDQFPRPVTLHRRDPRLPPAYRMAMKQDDVPMDPEQQAEMDRIQKMKADKEAQRALDQAQMAPVIKDNNPKPKTNNKKEKASAFYGKHSDAHKKQSGLRYEETLPWHLEDAEGKAGVWVGSYVAGLSDSNVAFVIDGARFRMIPLERWYKFDEKPRFDTLSLDDAEKLMYEVKEVKRWVMKDKEREERLREKLETRMFLNGPTRVKTESATSRAARGSERQDDYELDISGDEFQDDDETPGFEADDEDAKESKERVRKEQLASNLFGEGEEDKVEKEERERQLEKLKRKMIGKQTIKGLVKLEKAMDYDDMSESDSNNPFTDSSDSDDSDEEEKKEEEKKPEPVTSGSNTKGNTTPSKSAIANKKGKLKRAGSPEMSESSDVETARKKMKTGKGSSVPSRMGTPIPGRPKVMPGATSDGEATAGEGSDGGAMLKKKFKMKAQRPGGTPSGSRAGSPAPAGQASKTGTATPSGSPPPSSKPVAKITAQECYEALARHTNGIALVPFMSQFKHRIDKPGSTTRQEWIHMVKSFSDFHHETKLLKAKPGWRPS from the exons ATGAGCgcgccacagcagcaaccgcctgggcctccccgtcccccagGCGCTGCCCCAACCTTCATCCGCCGCAAACCCAACACAGACCCCTTGAGAGCGAGAGTAAAACCCAGAGCCAAACCCCTCCACGCCTTACCTCCAAAGGGCAAAGAGGCCAAAAGGCTGGTCGACTCCTCCGGCGAGCTTGACAAGGAAATCGAGAGAGAATATGCCAGCAAGGTCGAGCAGCTGCGTCAACAGCGCGCACGGCATGGTGGCTGGTCAGATCAACCCGCCGGCAGCGTCCAGGAGTTCCCTCTTGTCCTCACCAAGAAGGCTTTCCGCGAAGGAATTCGCCACCATGTCATGCGGTTGCACAAGCAGATGGGCGGAGCAGAAGTCGACATTGATTTGTTGAATCAGGACCAATTTCCCCGACCCGTCACATTGCACCGTCGCGACCCGCGCCTTCCTCCCGCTTATCGGATGGCTATGAAGCAAGACGATGTCCCAATGGACCCCGAGCAGCAAGCTGAGATGGACCGCATCCAAAAGATGAAGGCTGACAAGGAGGCCCAACGGGCCCTTGATCAAGCCCAGATGGCCCCGGTCATTAAGGACAACAACCCAAAGCCGAAGacaaacaacaagaaggagaaagcTTCCGCCTTTTACGGCAAGCACTCCGACGCCCACAAGAAGCAGTCCGGCCTGCGCTACGAGGAGACACTTCCATGGCATCTTGAGGAtgccgagggcaaggccgGCGTGTGGGTTGGCTCTTATGTGGCCGGTCTTTCAGACAGCAACGTCGCGTTCGTTATTGACGGCGCGCGTTTCCGCATGATCCCCTTGGAGCGGTGGTACAAGTTTGACGAGAAGCCAAGATTTGACACCCTCTCGCTCGATGACGCTGAAAAGCTCATGtacgaggtcaaggaggtcAAGCGATGGGTCAtgaaggacaaggagagagaggaaagatTGCGGGAAAAGCTGGAGACGAGAATGTTCCTCAACGGCCCTACCAGGGTCAAGACTGAGAGCGCCACTTCTCGCGCCGCTCGTGGATCCGAGAGACAGGATGACTACGAGTTGGATATCTCTGGCGACGAATTccaagatgatgacgagACTCCTGGTTTTgaggcggatgatgaggacgccAAGGAGTCGAAGGAGCGTGTTCGCAAAGAACAGCTGGCTTCCAACTTGttcggtgagggtgaggaagacAAGGttgagaaagaggagagggagaggcaattggagaagctgaagagaAAGATGATAGGAAAGCAGACGATCAAGGGATTGGTGAAACTGGAGAAGGCGATGGACTACGACGACATGTCCGAGAGCGACTCTAACAATCCGTTTACGGACTCTTCGGATTCCGACGACtccgacgaggaagagaagaaggaagaggagaagaagcctgaGCCTGTCACTTCGGGGTCTAATACCAAGGGGAACACCACGCCTTCCAAGAGCGCAATTGCCAATAAGAAGGGCAAGTTGAAGCGGGCTGGTTCACCGGAGATGTCGGAGTCGAGCGACGTCGAGACGGCCcggaagaagatgaagactgGCAAGGGGTCTAGCGTGCCGAGTCGGATGGGCACTCCTATTCCTGGCCGGCCGAAGGTCATGCCGGGGGCTACGAGTGACGGGGAGGCTACCGCTGGGGAGGGGTCTGATGGCGGTGcgatgctgaagaagaagttcAAGATGAAGGCGCAGCGGCCTGGTGGGACGCCTTCTGGTTCGAGGGCGGGCAGTCCTGCTCCAGCCG GTCAAGCTTCCAAGACGGGCACCGCAACGCCCAGCGGCTCGCCGCCTCCGTCCTCGAAGCCGGTTGCTAAGATCACGGCGCAGGAGTGCTACGAGGCGCTGGCCCGACACACGAACGGCATTGCGCTCGTGCCGTTCATGTCGCAGTTCAAGCACCGGATTGACAAGCCGGGGTCTACTACGAGGCAGGAGTGGATCCACATGGTCAAGAGCTTTTCTGACTTTCATCATGAGACGAAGTTGCTCAAGGCGAAGCCGGGGTGGAGGCCTAGTTAG
- a CDS encoding hypothetical protein (EggNog:ENOG503P59I) yields the protein MANLTIESRQFERDLRHSAKERKRVKDHNTKWQHGSRFLSGVVTEGFWDQVKPVKYSNDAHIAKMKPDKRYVDRYHFARKPTVGQNIVKGRSNWYTPDSVIKNNLAKNINAADLNDVNASTIPTLAPQDDVLYSFDRHDSPDRPVTLEVFVKARNTQKETEKLVEKEYEVVDGNGEAVKGRKAKKVLRSGTSERREENEPVVVEGGFELV from the exons ATggccaacctcaccatcgAGTCCCGCCAATTCGAGCGCGATCTCCGCCACAGCGCCAAGGAGCGAAAGCGCGTCAAGGACCACAATACCAAGTGGCAGCATGGCAGCCGCTTCCTCTCTGGTGTGGTGACTGAGGGCTTCTGGGACCAGGTCAAGCCTGTCAAGTACTCCAACGATGCTCACATTGCCAAGATGAAGCCAGACAAGAGATATGTTGATCG CTACCACTTCGCCCGCAAACCCACCGTCGGACAGAACATTGTCAAGGGCCGCTCCAACTGGTACACTCCCGACTCGGTCATCAAgaacaacctcgccaaaaACATCAACGCTGCTGACCTTAACGACGTTAACGCTTCTACTATTCCGACTTTAGCTCCACAAGACGATGTACTGTACTCGTTTGACAGGCATGACTCTCCCGACCGGCCGGTGACGCTGGAGGTTTTTGTCAAGGCTAGGAACACGCAGAAGGAGACGgagaagctggtggagaaggaatatgaggttgtggatgggaacggggaggcggtgaaggggaggaaggcgaagaaggtgtTGCGGAGCGGGACGAGTGAGAGACGGGAGGAGAAtgagccggtggtggtggagggggggtttgagCTTGTTTAA